The Bos indicus x Bos taurus breed Angus x Brahman F1 hybrid chromosome 11, Bos_hybrid_MaternalHap_v2.0, whole genome shotgun sequence genome includes a region encoding these proteins:
- the LHX3 gene encoding LIM/homeobox protein Lhx3 isoform X3 has protein sequence MLLETDLEDDRDRPRAPATAGLCTLGGTREIPLCAGCDQHILDRFILKALDRHWHSKCLKCSDCHAPLAERCFSRGESVYCKDDFFKRFGTKCAACQLGIPPTQVVRRAQDFVYHLHCFACVVCKRQLATGDEFYLMEDSRLVCKADYETAKQREAEATAKRPRTTITAKQLETLKSAYNTSPKPARHVREQLSSETGLDMRVVQVWFQNRRAKEKRLKKDAGRQRWGQYFRNMKRARGGSKSDKDSVQEEGQDSDAEVSFTDEPAMADMGPASGLYGSLGEPAPTLGRPSGAPGSFPLEHGGLAGPEQYRELRPGSPYGVPPSPAALQSLSGPQPLLSSLVYPDAGLGLVPTGAPGGPPPMRVLAGNGPSSDLSTGSSGGYPDFPASPASWLDEVDHAQF, from the exons AGATCCCGCTGTGTGCCGGCTGCGACCAGCACATCCTGGACCGCTTCATCCTCAAGGCTCTGGACCGCCACTGGCACAGCAAGTGCCTCAAGTGCAGCGACTGCCACGCGCCGCTGGCCGAGCGCTGCTTCAGCCGTGGGGAGAGCGTGTACTGCAAGGACGACTTCTTCAA GCGCTTCGGGACCAAGTGCGCCGCGTGCCAGCTGGGCATCCCGCCCACGCAGGTGGTGCGCCGCGCCCAGGACTTCGTGTACCACCTGCACTGCTTCGCCTGCGTCGTGTGCAAGCGGCAGCTGGCCACGGGCGACGAGTTCTATCTCATGGAGGACAGCCGGCTCGTGTGCAAGGCAGACTACGAGACAGCCAAGCAGCGAG AGGCCGAGGCCACGGCCAAGAGGCCGCGCACGACTATCACAGCCAAGCAGCTGGAGACTCTGAAGAGCGCCTACAACACCTCGCCCAAGCCCGCGCGCCACGTGCGGGAGCAGCTCTCCTCCGAGACCGGCCTGGACATGCGCGTCGTGCAG gtgtGGTTCCAGAATCGCCGGGCCAAGGAAAAGAGGCTCAAGAAGGACGCGGGCCGGCAGCGCTGGGGCCAGTATTTCCGAAACATGAAGCGCGCCCGAGGCGGCTCTAAGTCGGACAAGGACAGCGtccaggaggaggggcaggacaGCGACGCGGAGGTCTCCTTCACTG ACGAGCCAGCCATGGCCGACATGGGCCCCGCCAGCGGCCTCTACGGCAGCCTAGGAGAGCCTGCCCCGACTTTGGGCCGGCCCTCGGGGGCCCCGGGCAGCTTCCCGCTGGAGCACGGAGGCCTGGCCGGCCCGGAGCAGTACAGAGAGCTACGCCCCGGCAGCCCCTACGGCGTCCCCCCTTCGCCTGCTGCCCTGCAGAGCCTctctggcccccagcccctcctctccagCTTGGTGTACCCCGATGCCGGCTTGGGGCTCGTGCCCACGGGAGCCCCAGGTGGGCCCCCACCCATGAGAGTGCTGGCAGGGAACGGACCCAGCTCCGACCTTTCCACTGGGAGCAGCGGGGGCTACCCCGACTTCCCTGCCAGCCCCGCCTCCTGGCTGGACGAGGTGGACCACGCTCAGTTCTGA
- the LHX3 gene encoding LIM/homeobox protein Lhx3 isoform X2 produces MEARGELVPGRESAGGDLLLALLARREDLRREIPLCAGCDQHILDRFILKALDRHWHSKCLKCSDCHAPLAERCFSRGESVYCKDDFFKRFGTKCAACQLGIPPTQVVRRAQDFVYHLHCFACVVCKRQLATGDEFYLMEDSRLVCKADYETAKQREAEATAKRPRTTITAKQLETLKSAYNTSPKPARHVREQLSSETGLDMRVVQVWFQNRRAKEKRLKKDAGRQRWGQYFRNMKRARGGSKSDKDSVQEEGQDSDAEVSFTDEPAMADMGPASGLYGSLGEPAPTLGRPSGAPGSFPLEHGGLAGPEQYRELRPGSPYGVPPSPAALQSLSGPQPLLSSLVYPDAGLGLVPTGAPGGPPPMRVLAGNGPSSDLSTGSSGGYPDFPASPASWLDEVDHAQF; encoded by the exons ATGGAGGCGCGCGGGGAGCTGGTCCCGGGCCGGGAGTCGGCGGGCGGCGACCTGCTGCTGGCGCTGCTGGCGCGGAGAGAAGACCTGCGCCGAG AGATCCCGCTGTGTGCCGGCTGCGACCAGCACATCCTGGACCGCTTCATCCTCAAGGCTCTGGACCGCCACTGGCACAGCAAGTGCCTCAAGTGCAGCGACTGCCACGCGCCGCTGGCCGAGCGCTGCTTCAGCCGTGGGGAGAGCGTGTACTGCAAGGACGACTTCTTCAA GCGCTTCGGGACCAAGTGCGCCGCGTGCCAGCTGGGCATCCCGCCCACGCAGGTGGTGCGCCGCGCCCAGGACTTCGTGTACCACCTGCACTGCTTCGCCTGCGTCGTGTGCAAGCGGCAGCTGGCCACGGGCGACGAGTTCTATCTCATGGAGGACAGCCGGCTCGTGTGCAAGGCAGACTACGAGACAGCCAAGCAGCGAG AGGCCGAGGCCACGGCCAAGAGGCCGCGCACGACTATCACAGCCAAGCAGCTGGAGACTCTGAAGAGCGCCTACAACACCTCGCCCAAGCCCGCGCGCCACGTGCGGGAGCAGCTCTCCTCCGAGACCGGCCTGGACATGCGCGTCGTGCAG gtgtGGTTCCAGAATCGCCGGGCCAAGGAAAAGAGGCTCAAGAAGGACGCGGGCCGGCAGCGCTGGGGCCAGTATTTCCGAAACATGAAGCGCGCCCGAGGCGGCTCTAAGTCGGACAAGGACAGCGtccaggaggaggggcaggacaGCGACGCGGAGGTCTCCTTCACTG ACGAGCCAGCCATGGCCGACATGGGCCCCGCCAGCGGCCTCTACGGCAGCCTAGGAGAGCCTGCCCCGACTTTGGGCCGGCCCTCGGGGGCCCCGGGCAGCTTCCCGCTGGAGCACGGAGGCCTGGCCGGCCCGGAGCAGTACAGAGAGCTACGCCCCGGCAGCCCCTACGGCGTCCCCCCTTCGCCTGCTGCCCTGCAGAGCCTctctggcccccagcccctcctctccagCTTGGTGTACCCCGATGCCGGCTTGGGGCTCGTGCCCACGGGAGCCCCAGGTGGGCCCCCACCCATGAGAGTGCTGGCAGGGAACGGACCCAGCTCCGACCTTTCCACTGGGAGCAGCGGGGGCTACCCCGACTTCCCTGCCAGCCCCGCCTCCTGGCTGGACGAGGTGGACCACGCTCAGTTCTGA
- the LHX3 gene encoding LIM/homeobox protein Lhx3 isoform X1, which produces MQQIPLCAGCDQHILDRFILKALDRHWHSKCLKCSDCHAPLAERCFSRGESVYCKDDFFKRFGTKCAACQLGIPPTQVVRRAQDFVYHLHCFACVVCKRQLATGDEFYLMEDSRLVCKADYETAKQREAEATAKRPRTTITAKQLETLKSAYNTSPKPARHVREQLSSETGLDMRVVQVWFQNRRAKEKRLKKDAGRQRWGQYFRNMKRARGGSKSDKDSVQEEGQDSDAEVSFTDEPAMADMGPASGLYGSLGEPAPTLGRPSGAPGSFPLEHGGLAGPEQYRELRPGSPYGVPPSPAALQSLSGPQPLLSSLVYPDAGLGLVPTGAPGGPPPMRVLAGNGPSSDLSTGSSGGYPDFPASPASWLDEVDHAQF; this is translated from the exons ATGCAGC AGATCCCGCTGTGTGCCGGCTGCGACCAGCACATCCTGGACCGCTTCATCCTCAAGGCTCTGGACCGCCACTGGCACAGCAAGTGCCTCAAGTGCAGCGACTGCCACGCGCCGCTGGCCGAGCGCTGCTTCAGCCGTGGGGAGAGCGTGTACTGCAAGGACGACTTCTTCAA GCGCTTCGGGACCAAGTGCGCCGCGTGCCAGCTGGGCATCCCGCCCACGCAGGTGGTGCGCCGCGCCCAGGACTTCGTGTACCACCTGCACTGCTTCGCCTGCGTCGTGTGCAAGCGGCAGCTGGCCACGGGCGACGAGTTCTATCTCATGGAGGACAGCCGGCTCGTGTGCAAGGCAGACTACGAGACAGCCAAGCAGCGAG AGGCCGAGGCCACGGCCAAGAGGCCGCGCACGACTATCACAGCCAAGCAGCTGGAGACTCTGAAGAGCGCCTACAACACCTCGCCCAAGCCCGCGCGCCACGTGCGGGAGCAGCTCTCCTCCGAGACCGGCCTGGACATGCGCGTCGTGCAG gtgtGGTTCCAGAATCGCCGGGCCAAGGAAAAGAGGCTCAAGAAGGACGCGGGCCGGCAGCGCTGGGGCCAGTATTTCCGAAACATGAAGCGCGCCCGAGGCGGCTCTAAGTCGGACAAGGACAGCGtccaggaggaggggcaggacaGCGACGCGGAGGTCTCCTTCACTG ACGAGCCAGCCATGGCCGACATGGGCCCCGCCAGCGGCCTCTACGGCAGCCTAGGAGAGCCTGCCCCGACTTTGGGCCGGCCCTCGGGGGCCCCGGGCAGCTTCCCGCTGGAGCACGGAGGCCTGGCCGGCCCGGAGCAGTACAGAGAGCTACGCCCCGGCAGCCCCTACGGCGTCCCCCCTTCGCCTGCTGCCCTGCAGAGCCTctctggcccccagcccctcctctccagCTTGGTGTACCCCGATGCCGGCTTGGGGCTCGTGCCCACGGGAGCCCCAGGTGGGCCCCCACCCATGAGAGTGCTGGCAGGGAACGGACCCAGCTCCGACCTTTCCACTGGGAGCAGCGGGGGCTACCCCGACTTCCCTGCCAGCCCCGCCTCCTGGCTGGACGAGGTGGACCACGCTCAGTTCTGA